One genomic window of Numida meleagris isolate 19003 breed g44 Domestic line chromosome 1, NumMel1.0, whole genome shotgun sequence includes the following:
- the LIPT1 gene encoding lipoyltransferase 1, mitochondrial, with translation MVLQSSFKSCLPLSCLLRTPRAGFGGTARGGLIIQSVSNDVYQNLAVEDWIHDHMNLENQQVLFLWRNSPAVVIGRHQNPWQECNLQLMRQKNIKLARRRSGGGTVYHDLGNINLTFFTTRKKYERMENLKLVVKALKALRPQLDIHVTDRYDILLDGQYKISGTAAKLGRTTAYHHCTLLCNADKFVLSSVLKSPYKGLKSNATPSVPASVKNLFEEDPSLTCEMLLDAIAEEYAAQHQIDHHITLINPTDETVLPGINDKSKELQTWEWVYGKTPKFSVSTCFNMIYKDSVLDVKVDMDVKHGRIEACDINLPQQWLPPALCSELVKSLTGSKFCPNETTALSSTLLRIYPQDYELHSKWNLLCENMTMLM, from the coding sequence ATGGTGCTGCAGTCCTCATTCAAGAGCTGCCTGCCGCTGTCTTGCCTCCTCAGGACTCCCAGAGCTGGCTTCGGAGGCACAGCTAGGGGGGGGCTCATCATCCAGTCTGTGTCTAATGATGTTTACCAAAATCTAGCAGTGGAAGACTGGATCCATGACCACATGAATTTGGAGAACCAGCAGGTCCTTTTCCTGTGGAGAAATTCCCCAGCTGTGGTAATAGGAAGACACCAAAATCCCTGGCAGGAGTGTAACCTCCAGCTGATGAGGCAAAAGAACATAAAGCTAGCCCGGAGGAGGAGCGGGGGAGGGACGGTGTACCATGACTTAGGCAATATCAATTTGACTTTCTTCACAACCAGGAAAAAATATGAGCGAATGGAAAACTTGAAACTAGTTGTGAAGGCACTGAAAGCCTTGCGGCCGCAGCTAGATATCCATGTCACTGACAGGTATGACATCTTGCTAGATGGGCAGTACAAGATCTCAGGTACTGCTGCAAAGCTGGGACGGACAACTGCTTATCACCACTGTACCTTACTCTGTAATGCTGATAAATTTGTTTTATCTTCTGTACTGAAGAGTCCTTATAAAGGACTGAAAAGCAATGCCACTCCCAGTGTGCCTGCCTCGGTGAAAAACCTCTTCGAAGAGGATCCTAGTTTAACTTGTGAGATGCTGCTGGATGCCATTGCTGAAGAATATGCCGCACAGCACCAAATAGATCATCACATCACCTTAATAAATCCAACTGATGAGACTGTGCTTCCTGGAATCAATGATAAATCTAAAGAACTACAAACCTGGGAATGGGTGTATGGAAAGACACCGAAGTTCAGCGTTAGCACGTGTTTTAACATGATCTATAAAGATTCTGTTCTTGATGTTAAAGTGGACATGGATGTAAAGCATGGAAGAATTGAAGCCTGTGACATCAATCTGCCGCAGCAATGGCTTCCTCCAGCACTGTGCAGTGAGCTGGTGAAGAGCCTTACAGGCAGTAAGTTTTGCCCAAATGAAACGACTGCACTGTCAAGCACATTGCTAAGAATATATCCGCAAGATTATGAGTTGCACAGCAAGTGGAATCTGTTATGTGAGAATATGACAATGTTAATGTGA
- the MITD1 gene encoding MIT domain-containing protein 1 isoform X1, whose product MSRAGGDGIAALERAGAETVKRAVELDLASRFQESLVCYQEGIDLLLQVVKGTKDEAKKQRYRQKISEYMTRAEDIKKHIEKEKQDGKYHKQIRIEENATGFGYEKLFQEYLTEIVSEVWVEDPYIRSIHQLYNFLRFCEMLVKGPCKVRTIHLLTSYDEGSGRNQQTSGLEEIKQSLRNHGITLNVAFSSSIHDREIRVVSALDTVTLTCDLVMKQQWMSFILNIQRKCDQLLLLLMSIFISIEM is encoded by the exons ATGTCGCGAGCGGGGGGCGATGGCATCGCCGCGTTGGAGCGGGCCGGGGCGGAGACGGTGAAGCGCGCGGTGGAGCTGGACCTGGCGTCTCGCTTCCAGGAGTCCCTGGTGTGCTACCAGGAGGGCATcgacctgctgctgcaggtggtgAAAG GAACGAAGGATGAAGCAAAGAAGCAGCGGTACCGGCAGAAAATATCCGAGTACATGACCAGGGCTGAAGACATTAAAAAGCATATTGAGAAGGAGAAGCAAG atggcaAATACCATAAGCAAATCAGGATAGAGGAAAATGCAACAGGTTTTGGCTATGAGAAGCTTTTCCAGGAGTATCTGACTGAGATTGTTTCTGAAGTTTGGGTGGAGGACCCCTATATTAGGAGCATCCATCAG TTGTATAATTTCCTGCGATTCTGCGAGATGCTGGTTAAGGGGCCATGCAAAGTGAGAACAATCCACCTCCTCACCTCCTATGATGAA ggCAGTGGGAGGAATCAACAGACAAGTGgcttggaagaaataaaacagtcaTTGAGGAATCATGGGATAACACTTAACGTTGCATTTTCGTCTTCAATACACGATCGAGAAATTAG GGTCGTTTCAGCATTGGATACTGTGACTTTGACTTGCGACCTTGTCATGAAACAACAGTGGATGTCTTTCATACtaaacatacaaagaaaatgtgatcaACTATTACTGCTTTTAATGAGTATTTTTATAAGCATAGAAATGTAA
- the LOC110406550 gene encoding lysozyme g-like produces MSGCSNFYGNIAEVETTGASERTAKPEGLGYAGVAASEKIAERDLKNMEKYKETITKVANSKCVPPSLVAAIISRESHAGTVLKDGWGDHGNAFGLMQVDKRYHQTHGAWNSEEHIKQGTDILCQSITEIQKKFPTWSKEQQLKGGISAYNAGTRNVRTYEGMDVGTTHNDYANDVVARAKVFQRNGY; encoded by the exons ATGTCAG GCTGTTCTAATTTCTACGGGAACATAGCAGAAGTTGAAACAACTGGTGCATCAGAGAGAACTGCGAAGCCGGAAGGTCTGGGCTATGCAG GAGTTGCTGCTTCGGAGAAGATCGCTGAAAGAGATTTGAAGAATATGGAGAAATATAAAGAAACCATTACAAAAGTGGCCAACAGCAAGTGTGTTCCACCATCTTTGGTTGCTGCTATTATCTCTCGAGAGTCACATGCTGGGACAGTACTGAAGGATGGCTGGGGTGACCACGGAAATGCATTTGGTTTAATGCAG GTTGACAAACGGTACCATCAGACTCATGGGGCATGGAACAGTGAAGAGCACATAAAACAAGGCACAGACATTTTGTGTCAGTCAATaactgaaatccagaaaaaatTCCCAACATGGAGTAAGGAACAGCAGCTCAAAG gTGGGATTTCAGCCTACAATGCAGGAACGAGAAACGTCCGGACCTACGAAGGAATGGATGTTGGCACAACACACAATGACTATGCCAATGACGTGGTTGCAAGAGCCAAGGTTTTTCAGAGAAATGGATACTGA
- the MRPL30 gene encoding 39S ribosomal protein L30, mitochondrial isoform X1, translated as MAAGRGGLGLGAVWKAVLGRRPEGIVPTAWARQKFTRSRIPASVFQPRPGDHEKYGGDPEQPHKIHIVTRIKSVIGRPYWEKKIIHDLGLDKAHQPRLHKNIPSVNSRLKTVKHLIRIQPLKLPYGLPTEEEMADTFLTSKGELIIKQRLKPVEQEEIKS; from the exons ATGGCGGCAGGCCGGGGCGGGCTGGGGCTCGGCGCTGTCTGGAAGGCG GTGCTGGGGAGAAGGCCGGAGGGGATCGTGCCCACAGCATGGGCTCGGCAGAAGTTCACCAGGTCGAGAATTCCCGCGTCG GTATTTCAGCCACGGCCTGGAGATCATGAGAAGTATGGAGGTGACCCTGAGCAGCCCCACAAGATCCATATTGTTACTAGGATAAAAAGTGTAATTGGCCGCCCATATTGGGAGAAGAAGATCATACACGATCTTGGACTGGATAAG GCGCATCAACCAAGGCTGCACAAAAATATCCCTTCTGTGAATTCCAGGCTGAAAACTGTTAAACATCTGATAAG AATACAGCCGCTGAAACTACCGTATGGGTTGccaacagaagaggaaatggcAGACACCTTTCTTACGAGCAAGGGAGAGCTTATCATTAAACAGCGTCTGAAACCTGTGGAGCAGGAAGAAATTAAGTCATAA
- the MITD1 gene encoding MIT domain-containing protein 1 isoform X2: protein MSRAGGDGIAALERAGAETVKRAVELDLASRFQESLVCYQEGIDLLLQVVKGTKDEAKKQRYRQKISEYMTRAEDIKKHIEKEKQDGKYHKQIRIEENATGFGYEKLFQEYLTEIVSEVWVEDPYIRSIHQLYNFLRFCEMLVKGPCKVRTIHLLTSYDEGSGRNQQTSGLEEIKQSLRNHGITLNVAFSSSIHDREIRFNNGWMIKIGRGLDYFKKPQGRFSIGYCDFDLRPCHETTVDVFHTKHTKKM from the exons ATGTCGCGAGCGGGGGGCGATGGCATCGCCGCGTTGGAGCGGGCCGGGGCGGAGACGGTGAAGCGCGCGGTGGAGCTGGACCTGGCGTCTCGCTTCCAGGAGTCCCTGGTGTGCTACCAGGAGGGCATcgacctgctgctgcaggtggtgAAAG GAACGAAGGATGAAGCAAAGAAGCAGCGGTACCGGCAGAAAATATCCGAGTACATGACCAGGGCTGAAGACATTAAAAAGCATATTGAGAAGGAGAAGCAAG atggcaAATACCATAAGCAAATCAGGATAGAGGAAAATGCAACAGGTTTTGGCTATGAGAAGCTTTTCCAGGAGTATCTGACTGAGATTGTTTCTGAAGTTTGGGTGGAGGACCCCTATATTAGGAGCATCCATCAG TTGTATAATTTCCTGCGATTCTGCGAGATGCTGGTTAAGGGGCCATGCAAAGTGAGAACAATCCACCTCCTCACCTCCTATGATGAA ggCAGTGGGAGGAATCAACAGACAAGTGgcttggaagaaataaaacagtcaTTGAGGAATCATGGGATAACACTTAACGTTGCATTTTCGTCTTCAATACACGATCGAGAAATTAG ATTCAACAATGGATGGATGATTAAGATTGGAAGGGGTCTTGATTATTTTAAGAAACCACAG GGTCGTTTCAGCATTGGATACTGTGACTTTGACTTGCGACCTTGTCATGAAACAACAGTGGATGTCTTTCATACtaaacatacaaagaaaatgtga
- the LOC110406545 gene encoding lysozyme g: MLRKNDPMRLVLTLLGLTALLGICQGRTDCYGNVNGIDTTGASCRTAKPEGLNYCGVPASRKIAERDLRNMNRYKALIKRVGEALCIEPAVIAGIISRESHAGTALRNGWGDNGNGFGLMQVDRRYHKIEGTWNGETHIRQGTKILIDMIKNIQRKFPRWTRNQQLKGGISAYNAGTGNVRSYERMDIGTTHDDYGNDVVARAQYFKQQGY; the protein is encoded by the exons ATGCTCAGGAAGAACGACCCCATGCGCCTGGTGCTCACGCTGCtgggcctcaccgccctcctGG GTATCTGCCAGGGCCGCACAGATTGCTATGGCAATGTAAACGGAATTGATACCACAGGGGCTTCATGCAGAACTGCAAAACCAGAGGGCTTAAACTACTGTG GAGTTCCAGCTTCAAGAAAGATAGCTGAACGGGACCTACGAAATATGAATAGATACAAAGCACTCATTAAGAGAGTTGGCGAAGCATTATGTATCGAGCCTGCTGTGATTGCCGGCATAATCTCTCGGGAATCTCACGCTGGCACAGCGCTGAGGAACGGCTGGGGTGACAATGGAAATGGATTTGGTTTAATGCAG GTTGACAGAAGATACCATAAAATTGAGGGAACATGGAATGGAGAAACTCATATCAGGCAGGGCACGAAAATACTTATCGACATGATAAAGAACATACAGAGAAAATTCCCACGCTGGACAAGGAATCAACAGCTGAAAG gCGGGATTTCTGCCTACAACGCTGGTACTGGGAATGTCCGAAGCTATGAGAGAATGGACATCGGCACTACCCATGATGACTACGGCAATGATGTGGTTGCTCGAGCCCAGTATTTCAAGCAGCAGGGATACTAG
- the MRPL30 gene encoding 39S ribosomal protein L30, mitochondrial isoform X2: METGAVLGRRPEGIVPTAWARQKFTRSRIPASVFQPRPGDHEKYGGDPEQPHKIHIVTRIKSVIGRPYWEKKIIHDLGLDKAHQPRLHKNIPSVNSRLKTVKHLIRIQPLKLPYGLPTEEEMADTFLTSKGELIIKQRLKPVEQEEIKS, encoded by the exons ATGGAAACGGGGGCG GTGCTGGGGAGAAGGCCGGAGGGGATCGTGCCCACAGCATGGGCTCGGCAGAAGTTCACCAGGTCGAGAATTCCCGCGTCG GTATTTCAGCCACGGCCTGGAGATCATGAGAAGTATGGAGGTGACCCTGAGCAGCCCCACAAGATCCATATTGTTACTAGGATAAAAAGTGTAATTGGCCGCCCATATTGGGAGAAGAAGATCATACACGATCTTGGACTGGATAAG GCGCATCAACCAAGGCTGCACAAAAATATCCCTTCTGTGAATTCCAGGCTGAAAACTGTTAAACATCTGATAAG AATACAGCCGCTGAAACTACCGTATGGGTTGccaacagaagaggaaatggcAGACACCTTTCTTACGAGCAAGGGAGAGCTTATCATTAAACAGCGTCTGAAACCTGTGGAGCAGGAAGAAATTAAGTCATAA